A genomic segment from Sulfuritalea hydrogenivorans sk43H encodes:
- a CDS encoding P-loop NTPase fold protein, producing the protein MSLKKTRDQLVKLLGQADNNVIALSGKWGTGKTHLWNEVKNESSDDKVKKALYVSLFGLSSIDHIKRKLIEAAIPGVESHGGVFDGIKGLFRVGVKALSTHYKALAALNDLNVLLMAPVVLRGKVIVIDDIERKHEKLGIDEVLGFIDEYSKQHYSRFVLVLNDDQLSSKGDQEKLWATFREKVIDQEIRLSTSADETFSIANMLVPSKYAEAIKRASVACGLTNIRIVIKVIRVANLILAERDLKNAIQARVIPSIVLFSAIHYRGLADGPDFKFALNAGNPDWTAFVRDSNKEPTLQEKREDGWRMLMQELGIHSCDEFEKRLVEFLESGLFEAGSIETIIDRYVAETEAMEARESAQEFLKRVYWDHRVDEAQLVAEAASFPARSGLLDPFVATQLDSVLTKMPGGAAIGEAIVEGWIQAFKASKPTTVNDDNPFNNPLHPKIQAEFAKINANAEANATVVDACIYIIENSGWGTLQQVAMQRATAADFEAAIRGMEDLDKLRRFMRRMIEMRLQRKTYDPNFGTATERFVEACRKIANDAASPRLADLIQRLFSGTALASELAPQPPTAQAQRP; encoded by the coding sequence GTGTCGCTGAAAAAGACAAGAGATCAGCTGGTCAAACTCCTAGGACAAGCTGACAACAACGTGATCGCCTTGTCGGGCAAATGGGGTACCGGAAAGACCCACCTTTGGAATGAGGTCAAGAATGAATCCAGCGATGACAAGGTCAAGAAAGCCCTCTATGTGTCGCTATTCGGCCTGTCGAGTATCGACCATATCAAACGCAAGCTCATCGAAGCTGCCATCCCTGGCGTGGAGTCCCACGGCGGCGTGTTTGATGGGATCAAGGGCCTGTTTAGGGTCGGCGTGAAGGCTCTTTCGACGCACTACAAGGCGTTGGCAGCCCTTAATGACCTGAATGTGCTGTTGATGGCGCCTGTGGTGCTTCGAGGCAAGGTAATCGTCATCGACGATATCGAGCGCAAGCACGAGAAGTTGGGCATCGACGAGGTGCTGGGCTTCATCGACGAATATTCAAAACAGCACTACTCGCGATTCGTCCTCGTGCTCAACGACGACCAGCTATCCAGCAAGGGTGACCAAGAAAAGCTCTGGGCGACGTTTCGGGAGAAGGTGATTGACCAAGAGATCAGGCTATCGACCTCCGCCGACGAAACATTTTCCATTGCCAACATGCTCGTGCCATCGAAATATGCGGAAGCGATCAAACGAGCGTCCGTTGCCTGCGGCCTTACCAACATCCGGATCGTCATTAAAGTCATTCGTGTCGCCAATCTGATCTTGGCGGAGCGCGACTTGAAGAATGCCATCCAAGCGCGTGTGATTCCATCCATTGTCCTGTTTTCTGCCATCCACTATCGAGGCTTGGCGGATGGACCGGACTTCAAGTTCGCGTTGAATGCTGGCAATCCGGACTGGACTGCCTTCGTCAGGGACAGCAACAAGGAGCCGACCTTACAGGAGAAACGGGAGGACGGTTGGCGGATGCTTATGCAAGAGTTGGGCATCCACAGCTGCGACGAATTTGAGAAACGACTGGTCGAGTTTTTGGAATCAGGCCTATTTGAGGCCGGCAGTATCGAAACGATCATCGATCGCTATGTGGCGGAAACGGAAGCCATGGAGGCGAGAGAATCCGCGCAAGAATTCCTCAAACGGGTCTATTGGGATCATCGTGTCGACGAGGCGCAGTTGGTGGCCGAAGCCGCTTCGTTTCCCGCGCGCTCAGGCCTGCTCGATCCATTCGTCGCAACGCAGCTCGACTCGGTACTCACGAAAATGCCGGGAGGGGCGGCTATTGGCGAGGCGATCGTCGAAGGCTGGATTCAGGCCTTCAAGGCGAGCAAGCCAACCACGGTGAATGACGACAACCCCTTCAATAACCCGCTCCATCCAAAGATCCAAGCCGAGTTCGCGAAAATTAATGCAAACGCCGAGGCCAACGCCACAGTGGTCGACGCGTGCATCTACATCATCGAGAACAGTGGCTGGGGGACCCTGCAACAAGTGGCGATGCAGCGCGCCACGGCAGCTGATTTCGAGGCTGCTATCCGCGGCATGGAGGACCTCGACAAGCTTCGCCGCTTCATGCGCCGCATGATCGAGATGCGGCTTCAACGGAAAACCTACGATCCCAATTTCGGCACGGCCACAGAACGATTTGTGGAGGCTTGCCGAAAAATTGCCAATGATGCGGCGTCGCCTAGGTTGGCAGATCTGATTCAGCGCCTGTTCAGTGGCACTGCCCTAGCCTCTGAACTCGCTCCGCAGCCACCGACCGCTCAGGCACAGCGACCCTGA
- a CDS encoding ankyrin repeat domain-containing protein produces the protein MNPTRTPVIRHALHGLAALCAAALLAACGKPESASAPSVAAPPAGTPCVLPRIAPNAEFSKSDDELFAAAVAGNVGAAVQALEAGAKVDAIGALKRTPLFAAAFCDRPEMVKLLLEKGGKHELADANGMLPLHAAVVVGGAETARVLLASGANVNGRDAAGRTALHLAAATNQPAMVELLLAAKVNSTAKDKHGMSAAAVAADNGHSALAASIRKWQEQHKAPKP, from the coding sequence ATGAACCCGACCCGAACGCCCGTTATTCGACACGCCTTGCATGGCCTTGCGGCGCTGTGCGCCGCCGCGCTGCTCGCCGCCTGCGGCAAACCCGAGTCGGCCTCGGCGCCGTCGGTCGCCGCGCCGCCGGCCGGCACCCCGTGCGTGCTGCCGCGCATTGCGCCGAATGCGGAATTCAGCAAGAGCGATGACGAGCTGTTCGCCGCCGCGGTGGCCGGCAATGTCGGCGCGGCGGTACAGGCGCTCGAAGCCGGCGCGAAGGTGGATGCGATCGGCGCGCTGAAGCGTACGCCGCTGTTTGCCGCTGCCTTCTGCGATCGTCCGGAGATGGTGAAGCTGCTGCTGGAGAAGGGCGGCAAGCACGAGCTGGCCGACGCCAACGGCATGCTGCCGCTGCATGCGGCCGTGGTGGTCGGCGGCGCGGAGACGGCCAGGGTGCTGCTCGCGAGCGGCGCGAACGTCAATGGCCGCGATGCCGCCGGGCGTACCGCGCTGCATCTGGCGGCGGCCACCAACCAGCCGGCGATGGTCGAATTGCTGCTGGCCGCGAAGGTCAACTCGACGGCGAAGGACAAGCATGGCATGAGTGCCGCGGCGGTGGCCGCCGACAATGGCCATTCGGCGCTGGCTGCGTCGATCAGGAAATGGCAGGAGCAGCACAAGGCGCCGAAGCCCTAG
- a CDS encoding response regulator, whose translation MKIVVVDDNESMRKVLRAVCEGEGHQVIAEFGDGTGLLDYVKKQRPDVVCLDFELPGKNGLELLVQMDAAANQVDVVMITGSEDPELKGHAADLGATGFIQKPFEQAQVIDELREIAKTRAIAARAAAIPVVAEPTPAAPAGSAPQVATGVVPRSAVIVDDSGSIRLLLKGILGELGIKVLGVAASGREGIEVVQKFRPALVCLDVDMPGMTGVEALPQIRAASPQTKVVMITGNAGRPIVEASVAGGAKGYFLKPIRPARVEEFIKKLLQL comes from the coding sequence ATGAAGATCGTAGTCGTTGATGACAATGAATCCATGCGCAAGGTATTGCGCGCCGTCTGCGAGGGCGAAGGGCATCAGGTCATCGCCGAGTTCGGCGACGGCACGGGTTTGCTGGACTACGTAAAGAAGCAGCGTCCCGATGTCGTCTGCCTCGACTTCGAGCTGCCCGGCAAGAACGGGCTCGAACTGCTCGTGCAAATGGATGCCGCGGCGAACCAGGTGGACGTGGTCATGATTACCGGCTCCGAAGATCCGGAGTTGAAGGGGCATGCCGCCGATCTGGGCGCCACGGGCTTCATTCAGAAGCCGTTCGAGCAGGCGCAGGTGATCGACGAACTGAGGGAGATCGCCAAAACGCGCGCAATTGCCGCTCGCGCCGCGGCGATCCCGGTGGTGGCCGAGCCGACCCCTGCGGCACCTGCCGGGTCCGCGCCGCAGGTGGCGACCGGGGTGGTGCCGCGCTCCGCCGTCATCGTCGATGACAGCGGATCGATCCGGCTCCTGTTGAAGGGCATCCTCGGCGAACTCGGCATCAAGGTGCTTGGGGTTGCCGCCAGCGGCCGCGAAGGCATCGAGGTGGTGCAGAAGTTTCGCCCGGCCCTGGTCTGCCTCGACGTCGACATGCCGGGCATGACCGGTGTCGAGGCATTGCCGCAGATCCGCGCCGCCAGCCCGCAAACGAAGGTGGTGATGATCACGGGCAATGCCGGTCGCCCGATTGTGGAAGCGTCGGTGGCCGGCGGCGCCAAAGGTTATTTCCTGAAACCGATCCGCCCGGCCAGGGTCGAGGAATTCATCAAGAAGCTGCTTCAGCTTTAG
- a CDS encoding cysteine-rich CWC family protein has translation MRSDSPGALNAAVSPAPTSVCPQCGAQFRCGMEGGDATCWCASLPPLLPVPPKSAGIVPAASCLCPACLATRLDSAARKMDAPG, from the coding sequence ATGAGATCCGACTCCCCAGGCGCATTGAATGCCGCCGTGTCGCCAGCGCCGACCAGCGTCTGTCCGCAATGCGGCGCGCAGTTTCGCTGCGGCATGGAGGGCGGCGACGCGACGTGCTGGTGCGCGAGCCTGCCGCCCTTGCTGCCGGTGCCGCCGAAATCCGCCGGGATTGTGCCCGCGGCAAGCTGCCTCTGCCCTGCCTGCCTGGCGACCAGGCTTGATTCGGCCGCAAGGAAAATGGACGCTCCGGGCTAG
- a CDS encoding sensor domain-containing diguanylate cyclase, with translation MSTSRLASMKLKDKILVFFVGIMAVLVVVLTVFSALGFRRFSIYNTERHARSVADTVKVGLTESMIHGTIDKRQQFLARLSSVAGVKQVRVVRGPAVVRQFGPGLPGEGVANPNVMTVLATGREAFDIAEADDDLIFHAVIPYVANDQGVPNCLQCHQVAVGTVLGAVSIDISLAEVRRQGIIAVIVVSLAVFLVALVALALLRRMMAPLSATAEAVQNVTLQAVGGNFAGRISQHRNDEVGDIALNINRLMEFLEREMTTIRTRVGQLMGHQVTEGGNQLVHTTEMVESLVEVSQFKQAIEEDQTKLEIYQRLADMLQRKYDFKRFSIYEIAASKNRMTPILVDGELGAACRHCDPQVTIDANFCRARRTGHEVDAVDFPGLCTMFRPGAAGDTHICLPITQSGSAGCVVQIVIAADETGLAGLMAPFVSVYLREAGPVLEAKRLMEHLRENALRDSLTGLYNRRFLEEYVGTMVSGSQRRKSAFSVLMLDLDFFKQVNDTHGHEAGDKVIKTLADILMRNVRTSDMAVRYGGEEFLLLLMDTGGDAAMKVAEKIRGEVEATKIPLPGGMLQKTISIGVAEFPNDSDTFWQVVKFADVALYKAKSGGRNRVVRFLPEMWDASENY, from the coding sequence TTGAGCACAAGCCGCCTCGCTTCGATGAAACTGAAGGACAAGATACTGGTGTTCTTCGTCGGCATCATGGCCGTGCTGGTCGTGGTGCTGACCGTTTTCTCCGCGCTGGGCTTTCGCCGGTTCTCGATCTACAACACCGAGCGCCATGCGCGGTCGGTTGCCGACACGGTCAAGGTCGGTCTGACCGAAAGCATGATCCACGGCACGATCGACAAGCGCCAGCAGTTTCTGGCGCGGCTCTCGTCGGTTGCCGGCGTCAAGCAGGTGCGTGTCGTGCGCGGGCCGGCGGTGGTCAGGCAGTTCGGACCGGGCCTGCCCGGCGAGGGAGTTGCCAACCCAAATGTCATGACGGTGCTGGCGACGGGCAGGGAAGCGTTCGATATCGCCGAAGCGGATGACGACCTGATCTTCCATGCGGTGATTCCCTATGTCGCCAATGACCAGGGCGTCCCCAATTGCCTGCAATGCCATCAGGTTGCCGTCGGCACGGTGCTGGGCGCGGTGAGCATCGACATTTCGCTGGCCGAAGTGCGGCGCCAGGGAATCATCGCGGTGATCGTGGTGAGCCTGGCCGTGTTCCTTGTCGCACTGGTGGCACTGGCGCTGTTGCGCCGCATGATGGCACCGCTGTCGGCAACCGCGGAGGCCGTGCAGAACGTCACCTTGCAGGCCGTGGGAGGCAATTTCGCCGGTCGCATCAGCCAGCACAGGAACGACGAAGTGGGCGACATAGCGCTCAACATCAACCGGCTCATGGAGTTTCTCGAGCGCGAGATGACGACCATCCGCACCCGCGTCGGCCAGTTGATGGGACATCAGGTAACCGAAGGTGGCAACCAGCTGGTGCATACCACCGAGATGGTCGAAAGCCTGGTCGAGGTTTCCCAATTCAAGCAGGCCATCGAGGAAGACCAGACCAAGCTCGAAATCTACCAGCGACTGGCGGACATGCTGCAGCGCAAGTATGACTTCAAGCGTTTCTCCATCTACGAGATCGCGGCGAGCAAGAACCGCATGACGCCAATTCTGGTCGACGGCGAACTCGGCGCCGCATGCCGCCATTGCGACCCGCAGGTAACCATCGATGCGAACTTCTGCCGCGCCCGCCGCACCGGCCACGAAGTGGATGCGGTGGATTTTCCGGGCCTGTGCACCATGTTCCGCCCGGGCGCGGCAGGCGATACCCACATCTGCCTGCCCATTACCCAGTCCGGTTCCGCCGGTTGCGTGGTGCAGATCGTCATTGCGGCCGACGAAACCGGATTGGCGGGCCTGATGGCTCCTTTCGTTTCCGTCTATCTGCGCGAAGCCGGTCCCGTGCTGGAAGCCAAGCGCCTCATGGAGCATCTGCGCGAGAACGCCCTGCGCGACTCCCTGACCGGCCTCTACAACCGGCGGTTCCTGGAGGAATATGTCGGCACCATGGTGAGCGGCAGCCAGAGGCGCAAGAGTGCCTTCTCGGTGCTGATGCTCGACCTCGATTTCTTCAAGCAGGTGAATGACACCCACGGCCACGAGGCGGGCGACAAGGTGATCAAGACCCTTGCCGATATCCTGATGCGCAATGTGCGTACTTCGGACATGGCGGTGCGCTATGGCGGCGAGGAATTCCTGCTGTTGCTGATGGATACCGGCGGCGACGCGGCGATGAAAGTGGCCGAGAAGATTCGCGGCGAAGTCGAGGCGACCAAAATTCCCCTACCAGGCGGAATGCTGCAAAAAACCATTTCGATCGGCGTGGCGGAATTTCCGAATGATTCGGACACCTTCTGGCAGGTGGTCAAATTCGCCGACGTGGCCCTGTACAAGGCCAAGTCGGGCGGTCGCAACCGGGTGGTGCGCTTTCTGCCGGAAATGTGGGACGCCAGCGAGAACTATTAG
- a CDS encoding HAD family hydrolase: protein MNSTSRMRPLAELSSQVRSRIVGVLADIDDTITSDGRLTAAAYMALERLYAAGIMVIPVTGRPAGWCDHIARMWPVDAVIGENGAFWMRYDGKAKRLRTVFVGQPPADRQSRIEAIAAEILAAVPGCALASDQFCRVADLAIDFCEDVAPLPRASVDAIVQRMEAAGMRAKVSSIHVNGWFGDYDKLSTTRRMQAEEFGISLENPVERERWIFVGDSPNDVPMFGFFPNSVGVANVLDFADRLEATPAWITGARSGAGFVELAEALLAARKA from the coding sequence ATGAACTCCACGTCAAGAATGCGGCCGCTGGCCGAGTTGTCGTCCCAGGTACGATCGCGGATCGTCGGCGTGCTGGCGGACATCGACGATACGATCACCAGCGACGGGCGCCTGACGGCGGCCGCCTATATGGCGCTGGAGCGCCTGTACGCCGCCGGCATCATGGTGATTCCGGTCACCGGGCGGCCCGCCGGCTGGTGCGACCACATTGCGCGCATGTGGCCGGTGGATGCCGTGATCGGCGAGAACGGCGCTTTCTGGATGCGCTACGACGGGAAAGCGAAGCGGCTCAGGACGGTCTTCGTCGGCCAGCCGCCGGCGGACCGCCAGTCGCGGATCGAAGCGATCGCGGCGGAGATCCTCGCCGCGGTGCCGGGTTGCGCGCTCGCCTCCGACCAGTTTTGTCGCGTTGCCGATCTCGCGATCGACTTTTGCGAGGACGTCGCGCCCCTGCCGCGGGCCTCCGTCGACGCCATCGTGCAGCGCATGGAAGCCGCTGGAATGCGCGCGAAAGTGAGTTCCATTCACGTCAATGGCTGGTTCGGCGATTACGACAAGCTGAGCACGACGCGACGCATGCAGGCCGAGGAATTCGGCATTTCGCTGGAGAACCCGGTGGAGCGCGAGCGCTGGATCTTTGTCGGCGATTCGCCCAACGACGTACCGATGTTCGGCTTCTTCCCCAATTCGGTCGGCGTCGCCAATGTGCTCGATTTCGCTGATCGGCTGGAAGCCACGCCGGCGTGGATCACCGGCGCCCGCTCGGGGGCCGGATTCGTCGAACTTGCCGAGGCGCTGCTGGCGGCGCGCAAAGCCTAG
- a CDS encoding (Fe-S)-binding protein: MTESAVASINFREAALKLLPEGANFEACLTCGLCSSGCPASGIENMDPRKFIRMALLGMDEELSTTPWIWCCTLCKRCQYVCPMSIDVSQLVYLARGNWPEDRKPSGIVRSCQLTRSSDSTSAMGMPPADFVSVVEEVLAEVRATQPGFSQLRAPIDKRGAHFFVNQNSREPMNEPEEMVPLWKIFDVVGADWTYASKGWAAENFCMFSGNEEAWREVIRKRVEAVNELGCEVWLNTECGHSYYSMWQGIERFGLRANFRLESIVTYYAKWIREGKLPIDSRWNTHGIKFTVQDPCMIVRKAYGDAIAEDMRFVVRTLVGEENFVDMQPNRSANYCCGGGGGFLQAGMTDHRRAYGKRKFDQIAATGAAYVLTPCHNCHSQMHDIGHYYGGHYGVVHLWTLICLSLGILGKNERIYLGPDLRG, translated from the coding sequence ATGACGGAATCTGCGGTAGCAAGCATCAACTTCAGGGAAGCGGCGCTCAAACTGCTGCCCGAGGGCGCCAACTTCGAGGCCTGCCTGACCTGCGGGCTTTGCTCCTCGGGCTGTCCGGCCTCGGGGATCGAGAACATGGACCCGCGCAAGTTCATCCGCATGGCCCTGCTGGGCATGGACGAGGAGCTCTCGACCACGCCCTGGATCTGGTGCTGCACGCTGTGCAAGCGCTGCCAGTACGTCTGCCCGATGAGCATCGACGTCTCGCAACTGGTTTACCTCGCCCGCGGCAACTGGCCCGAGGACAGGAAGCCGTCCGGCATCGTGCGCTCCTGCCAGCTCACCCGCTCCAGCGATTCGACCAGCGCCATGGGCATGCCGCCCGCCGACTTTGTCTCCGTGGTCGAGGAGGTGCTGGCGGAGGTCCGCGCCACACAACCCGGTTTCAGTCAATTGCGGGCGCCGATCGACAAGAGGGGCGCGCACTTCTTCGTCAACCAGAACTCCCGCGAACCGATGAACGAGCCGGAGGAAATGGTGCCGCTGTGGAAGATCTTCGACGTCGTCGGCGCCGACTGGACCTATGCTTCGAAAGGCTGGGCGGCGGAGAATTTTTGCATGTTCTCGGGCAACGAGGAGGCCTGGCGCGAGGTGATCCGCAAGCGGGTCGAAGCGGTCAATGAACTCGGCTGCGAGGTCTGGCTGAATACCGAATGCGGCCACAGCTACTACTCGATGTGGCAGGGCATCGAGCGCTTCGGCCTGCGGGCCAATTTCCGCCTCGAAAGCATCGTTACGTACTACGCCAAATGGATACGCGAAGGCAAGCTGCCGATCGATTCGCGCTGGAACACCCATGGCATCAAGTTCACCGTGCAGGACCCGTGCATGATCGTGCGCAAGGCATACGGCGATGCCATCGCCGAGGACATGCGCTTTGTCGTCAGGACCCTCGTCGGCGAAGAGAACTTCGTCGACATGCAGCCCAACCGCAGCGCCAACTATTGCTGCGGCGGCGGTGGCGGCTTCCTGCAGGCCGGTATGACCGACCACCGGCGGGCCTACGGCAAGCGCAAGTTCGACCAGATCGCCGCCACCGGCGCCGCCTACGTCCTCACGCCCTGCCACAACTGCCATTCGCAGATGCATGACATCGGTCACTATTACGGCGGGCACTACGGGGTTGTCCATCTGTGGACGCTGATCTGCCTCTCCCTCGGGATACTCGGCAAGAACGAGCGCATCTACCTGGGCCCGGACTTGCGCGGCTGA
- the glpA gene encoding anaerobic glycerol-3-phosphate dehydrogenase subunit A, with the protein MSSDATTLETEVLIIGGGVTGTGIMRDLALRGIHSLLIDKRDLCAGASGGNHGLLHSGGRYVSTDPAAAMECRQENALLKRLAPQCIETAGGLFVAVEGDDPAFAEQFPALCRNAGIDCEELSPAEARRLEPVLSDKLFKACRVPDATIDPFHLALLNVDHARLINGSVYRPHTEVLRFEMADGEIRAAICHDHLHKRQITIRARQFVNAGGAWAMNIARLADCADVRLLYAKGTILVSNDRLAHHVINRLRPPGDGDILVPGGTVSLLGTTSTRVDDLENVGPTAEEVDRNIREGAAMIPALAEARYIRAFSRVRPLLQAAGNSSDRTASRGFALLDHASQGLGNFCTITGGKLTTFRLMAEKASDLVAGRLGNRQACLTASEPLPDDEACSWTEPATALKHWHRDRDADDMILCECEMLPQSAIEQIFAGSPGSEQERTIEAVALRSRAGKGPCQGSFCGIRIGSWLYDQGHYRDATGLAHMRDFFDERFKGQRCVIWGQQAAQMELAEALHCGLLGLDTLKEDG; encoded by the coding sequence ATGTCCTCCGACGCAACGACACTGGAAACCGAAGTCCTCATCATCGGTGGCGGCGTGACCGGCACCGGCATCATGCGCGACCTCGCGCTGCGCGGCATCCACAGCCTGCTCATCGACAAGCGCGACCTGTGCGCCGGCGCCTCCGGCGGCAACCACGGCCTGCTGCATTCGGGCGGCCGCTATGTGTCGACCGATCCCGCCGCGGCGATGGAATGCCGCCAGGAAAACGCGCTGCTCAAGCGGCTTGCGCCGCAATGCATCGAGACAGCCGGAGGCTTGTTCGTCGCCGTCGAGGGGGATGATCCGGCGTTCGCCGAGCAGTTTCCGGCCTTGTGCCGGAACGCCGGCATCGACTGCGAGGAACTGAGTCCCGCCGAGGCGCGCAGGCTGGAACCCGTGCTCTCGGACAAGCTGTTCAAGGCCTGTCGCGTGCCCGATGCCACCATCGATCCCTTTCACCTGGCGCTGCTGAACGTCGATCACGCCCGGCTGATCAACGGCAGCGTCTATCGTCCGCATACCGAGGTCCTGCGCTTCGAAATGGCGGACGGAGAAATCCGCGCGGCGATCTGCCACGACCATCTGCACAAGCGACAGATCACCATACGCGCCAGGCAGTTCGTGAACGCCGGCGGCGCCTGGGCCATGAACATCGCGCGGCTGGCGGATTGTGCCGACGTGCGCCTGCTCTACGCCAAGGGGACCATCCTTGTCAGCAACGACCGCCTGGCGCACCACGTCATCAACCGGCTGCGGCCGCCCGGCGACGGCGACATCCTGGTCCCGGGTGGCACGGTTTCCCTGCTCGGCACCACCTCAACCCGCGTCGACGATCTCGAAAACGTCGGGCCCACCGCGGAGGAAGTCGACCGCAACATCCGCGAGGGGGCGGCGATGATTCCGGCGCTGGCCGAGGCCCGCTACATCCGGGCCTTTTCGCGGGTGCGGCCACTGCTGCAGGCCGCCGGGAATTCCAGCGACCGCACCGCATCGCGCGGCTTTGCGCTGCTCGACCACGCATCGCAAGGACTCGGCAACTTCTGCACCATCACCGGCGGCAAGCTCACGACCTTCCGCCTGATGGCCGAAAAAGCTTCCGATCTCGTCGCCGGCCGGCTCGGCAACCGGCAGGCCTGTCTGACTGCCAGCGAGCCGCTGCCGGATGACGAAGCCTGCAGCTGGACCGAGCCCGCCACTGCGCTGAAGCACTGGCATCGCGACCGGGATGCCGACGACATGATTCTCTGCGAATGCGAAATGCTGCCGCAGTCGGCGATCGAGCAGATCTTCGCCGGCTCGCCGGGCAGCGAGCAGGAGCGCACCATCGAAGCCGTGGCCCTGCGTTCCCGCGCGGGGAAGGGCCCCTGTCAGGGATCGTTCTGCGGCATCCGCATCGGCTCCTGGCTGTATGACCAGGGCCATTACCGTGATGCTACCGGCCTTGCGCACATGCGCGACTTCTTCGACGAGCGCTTCAAGGGCCAGCGCTGCGTGATCTGGGGCCAGCAGGCGGCGCAGATGGAACTGGCGGAAGCCCTGCATTGCGGGCTGCTCGGTCTCGACACGCTGAAAGAAGACGGGTGA
- the glpB gene encoding glycerol-3-phosphate dehydrogenase subunit GlpB, which yields MSAEPRHFTTQLAVIGSGIAGFAATIFAINRKIVTAQVGNTGAVAYTTGYLDLIGRCGGAAVTDPWQALASLRETEPTHPLCRIPADDIQRAFTEFTDFLGACGLAYSAPGRSNITALTPVGTLKQTLCVPATMVAGPSALAANALCVIVDFKGLKGFSGAEVVANLRDRWPRLSTQRIVFPGMERGELYPEVMARALEVPATREKLAVALNAVVGSARVIGLPAILGMHRPDHVLAELERLTGREIFEIPTMPPSVPGIRLRELFQQALPQRGVTLIPQQRVTSLSFDGDGATLALSDSYGPIRVHAQAVILATGRFLSGGLEAHPAGIREHLLDLPVTQPAGRVDWYRERYTDPRGHAIHRAGIEVDDSFRPLTREGRRYDERLFAAGVILAHQDWIRSRSGAGIAIATAFKAVVEAERFLAGR from the coding sequence GTGAGCGCCGAGCCGCGACATTTCACCACGCAACTGGCGGTGATCGGCTCGGGGATCGCCGGCTTTGCCGCGACTATCTTTGCCATCAATCGCAAGATCGTCACCGCGCAAGTCGGCAACACCGGGGCGGTGGCTTATACGACCGGCTACCTGGATTTGATCGGCAGGTGCGGCGGTGCCGCCGTCACCGACCCCTGGCAGGCGCTGGCAAGCTTGCGCGAAACGGAACCGACGCATCCGCTGTGCAGGATTCCTGCCGACGATATTCAGCGGGCATTCACCGAATTCACGGACTTTCTCGGCGCCTGCGGGCTGGCCTACAGTGCGCCGGGGCGTTCCAATATCACGGCGCTGACTCCGGTCGGCACCCTGAAGCAGACGCTCTGCGTGCCGGCCACCATGGTCGCTGGGCCAAGCGCGCTGGCCGCCAATGCGCTCTGCGTGATCGTGGATTTCAAGGGTCTGAAGGGCTTCAGCGGCGCCGAGGTGGTGGCCAATCTGCGCGATCGTTGGCCGCGCCTGAGTACGCAACGCATCGTCTTTCCCGGCATGGAGCGCGGCGAGCTCTATCCCGAAGTCATGGCCCGGGCGCTGGAGGTTCCGGCCACGCGGGAAAAGCTGGCCGTGGCCTTGAACGCTGTTGTTGGGTCGGCACGGGTGATAGGCCTCCCGGCAATCCTCGGTATGCATCGTCCCGACCACGTGCTGGCCGAGCTGGAGCGCCTCACGGGCCGCGAGATATTCGAAATCCCCACCATGCCGCCGTCCGTGCCAGGCATCCGCCTGCGCGAGCTGTTTCAGCAGGCCCTGCCGCAGCGGGGGGTGACCCTGATTCCCCAGCAAAGGGTCACCTCGCTGAGCTTCGACGGCGATGGCGCGACCCTCGCCCTGAGCGACAGCTACGGCCCGATCCGCGTGCATGCGCAGGCGGTCATCCTGGCCACCGGCCGTTTCCTCAGCGGCGGCCTCGAAGCGCATCCCGCGGGCATCCGCGAGCATTTGCTGGACCTGCCGGTGACGCAGCCGGCAGGCAGAGTCGACTGGTACCGCGAACGCTACACCGACCCGCGCGGCCACGCTATCCACCGCGCCGGCATCGAAGTCGATGATTCATTCCGGCCCTTGACCCGTGAGGGTCGCCGCTACGACGAGCGCCTGTTCGCCGCCGGGGTCATCCTCGCCCACCAGGACTGGATACGCAGCCGCAGCGGGGCGGGCATCGCCATCGCCACGGCTTTCAAGGCGGTGGTGGAAGCGGAACGGTTCCTCGCAGGCCGCTGA